One genomic region from Bacteroidia bacterium encodes:
- the rpoB gene encoding DNA-directed RNA polymerase subunit beta produces the protein MAQNKKAQRINFASIKNQIDYPDFLDIQIKSFQDFFQLETTSENRKKEGLFKVFSENFPISDARNNFVLEFLDYFVDPPRYSIDECIERGLTYSVPLKAKLKLYCTDPEHEDFETIVQDVYLGTIPYMTPKGTFCINGAERVVVSQLHRSPGVFFGQSRHANGTKLYSARVIPFKGSWIEFATDINSVMYAYIDRKKKLPVTTLLRAIGFESDKQILEIFNLADELKVSKVALKKAEGRKLAARVLKTWVEDFVDEDTGEVVSIERNEVIIDRETILEDHHIDMIVDANVKSVILHKEDVNAADYAIIYNTLQKDTSNSEKEAVEQIYRQLRNAEPPDEETARGIIDKLFFSDKRYDLGEVGRYRINKKLGMQTPEDVKVLTKEDIIAIIKYLIELINSKANVDDIDHLSNRRVRTVGEQLYSQFGVGLARMARTIRERMNVRDNEVFTPTDLINAKTLSSVINSFFGTNQLSQFMDQTNPLAEITHKRRLSALGPGGLSRERAGFEVRDVHYTHYGRLCTIETPEGPNIGLISSLCVFAKINKLGFIETPYRTVSNGKVDMNDPIIYLTAEEEDQKIIAQANASINDKGALTDAKIKARYEGDFPVVDPDNVHLMDVAPNQIASIAASLIPFLEHDDANRALMGSNMQRQAVPLLRPQSPVVGTGLEGLVARDSRVLVNAEGEGVVEYVDASEIVIRYSRTEEEKLISFDDDTKRYKLIKFRKTNQNTCVNLKPIVKKGEKVTKGQVLCEGYATQNGELALGRNLKVAFMPWKGYNFEDAIVISERVGREDLFTSIHIDEYSLEVRDTKRGLEELTSDIPNVSEEATKDLDENGLIRVGAEVKEGDILIGKITPKGETDPSPEEKLLRAIFGDKAGDVKDASLKATPSLRGVVIDKKLFSRVVKDKKTKGDEKGILDKIEKDHNLAVGELKSKLVDKLFVLVNGKSSQGVHNSLKEEIVPKGTKFTQKILEKIDYITVNPSRWTTDKDKNDLIKTLLHNFHIKYNDLLGAYKRKKFAIKVGDELPAGIIQLAKIYIAKKRKLKVGDKMAGRHGNKGIVARIVRDEDMPFLEDGTPVDIVLNPLGVPSRMNLGQIYETVLGWAGQKLGMQFSTPIFDGATMDQINEYTDKAGVPRNGRTYLYDGGTGERFEQPATVGVIYMLKLGHMVDDKMHARSIGPYSLITQQPLGGKAQFGGQRFGEMEVWALEAFGAANILQEILTIKSDDVIGRAKAYEAIVKGENMPTPGIPESFNVLLHELRGLGLNISLD, from the coding sequence TTGGCTCAGAATAAAAAAGCGCAAAGAATTAACTTTGCATCTATAAAAAATCAGATTGATTATCCCGATTTTCTGGATATTCAGATAAAATCTTTTCAAGATTTTTTTCAACTTGAAACTACTTCCGAGAATCGGAAAAAAGAAGGTCTTTTTAAAGTTTTCAGCGAAAACTTTCCAATCTCAGATGCGCGAAATAATTTTGTGCTCGAATTTTTGGATTATTTCGTAGATCCTCCAAGATATTCGATTGACGAATGTATTGAAAGAGGTTTGACATACAGCGTTCCGCTGAAAGCCAAATTAAAATTATATTGTACAGATCCTGAACACGAAGATTTTGAAACTATCGTTCAGGATGTATATTTAGGAACAATTCCTTATATGACACCTAAAGGTACTTTTTGTATCAACGGTGCTGAAAGAGTTGTTGTTTCCCAATTACATCGCTCTCCAGGAGTGTTTTTCGGACAAAGTCGTCATGCAAATGGCACAAAATTATATTCTGCCCGTGTTATTCCTTTCAAGGGTTCTTGGATAGAATTCGCAACAGACATCAACAGTGTGATGTACGCATACATTGATCGTAAAAAGAAATTACCTGTTACAACACTTTTGAGAGCTATCGGTTTCGAAAGTGATAAACAAATACTTGAAATATTTAACCTTGCTGACGAGTTAAAAGTGAGCAAAGTGGCTTTGAAAAAAGCAGAAGGACGTAAGCTTGCTGCCAGAGTTTTAAAAACTTGGGTGGAAGATTTCGTGGATGAAGATACTGGAGAAGTTGTTTCTATTGAGCGTAACGAAGTGATTATTGATCGCGAAACAATATTGGAAGATCATCACATTGATATGATTGTGGATGCCAACGTAAAATCTGTTATTCTTCATAAGGAAGATGTAAATGCTGCTGATTATGCAATTATTTACAATACACTTCAAAAAGACACTTCTAACTCAGAAAAAGAAGCGGTAGAACAAATTTATCGCCAATTGAGAAATGCTGAACCACCTGATGAAGAGACGGCAAGAGGCATTATCGACAAATTATTTTTCTCTGACAAAAGATATGATCTTGGAGAAGTCGGTCGCTACAGAATCAATAAAAAATTAGGGATGCAAACTCCCGAAGATGTTAAAGTTCTTACAAAAGAAGACATCATCGCAATTATCAAATATTTGATTGAGTTGATTAACTCAAAAGCAAATGTGGATGATATTGACCATTTAAGTAACAGAAGAGTTCGTACCGTTGGAGAGCAATTATACTCACAATTTGGAGTAGGATTGGCACGTATGGCACGTACAATTCGTGAACGTATGAACGTTCGTGATAATGAGGTGTTCACGCCAACAGATTTGATTAATGCAAAAACATTATCATCTGTCATCAATTCATTTTTTGGAACGAATCAACTTTCTCAGTTCATGGATCAAACCAATCCTTTGGCTGAAATTACGCACAAAAGAAGATTGTCGGCACTCGGGCCTGGTGGACTTTCAAGAGAAAGAGCTGGATTTGAGGTACGTGACGTTCATTACACACATTACGGACGTTTATGTACAATTGAAACACCCGAAGGTCCTAATATTGGATTGATTTCTTCGCTTTGTGTTTTTGCAAAAATCAATAAACTCGGATTTATCGAAACTCCCTACAGAACCGTTAGTAATGGTAAAGTAGATATGAATGATCCTATTATTTATTTGACGGCTGAAGAGGAAGATCAAAAAATAATTGCTCAAGCAAATGCATCTATAAACGACAAAGGGGCTCTTACAGATGCAAAAATAAAAGCACGCTACGAAGGAGATTTTCCTGTTGTAGACCCGGATAACGTACACTTAATGGACGTTGCTCCGAATCAAATTGCCTCCATTGCTGCATCACTTATTCCATTTTTGGAACACGATGATGCCAATCGTGCTTTGATGGGATCAAATATGCAGCGTCAAGCAGTGCCATTGTTGCGCCCACAATCTCCAGTAGTAGGGACAGGATTGGAAGGTTTGGTTGCGAGAGATTCCCGCGTACTTGTAAATGCAGAAGGCGAAGGCGTTGTAGAATATGTTGATGCTTCTGAAATCGTTATCAGATATAGCAGAACTGAGGAAGAAAAATTAATTAGTTTTGACGATGATACGAAACGATATAAACTCATTAAATTCAGGAAAACCAATCAAAATACGTGTGTTAATTTAAAACCAATTGTTAAAAAAGGAGAAAAAGTAACAAAAGGTCAGGTTTTATGCGAAGGATATGCTACTCAAAACGGAGAGCTTGCTTTGGGTCGTAACTTGAAAGTAGCATTTATGCCTTGGAAAGGGTATAATTTTGAGGATGCGATTGTTATTTCGGAAAGAGTAGGTCGCGAAGATCTTTTTACTTCTATACACATTGATGAGTATTCATTAGAAGTGAGAGATACAAAAAGAGGCTTGGAAGAATTAACTTCTGATATTCCGAACGTGAGTGAGGAGGCAACGAAAGATTTGGATGAAAATGGTTTAATTCGTGTGGGTGCTGAAGTAAAAGAAGGTGATATTCTAATCGGAAAAATTACTCCAAAAGGAGAAACAGACCCTTCGCCAGAAGAAAAATTATTGAGAGCTATTTTTGGAGACAAAGCCGGTGATGTGAAAGATGCATCCTTAAAGGCTACTCCGTCTTTACGTGGTGTGGTAATTGATAAAAAATTATTTTCGAGAGTAGTAAAAGACAAGAAAACAAAAGGGGACGAAAAAGGAATTCTCGATAAAATAGAAAAAGATCATAACCTGGCTGTTGGTGAGTTAAAATCCAAATTAGTGGATAAATTATTTGTATTAGTAAATGGAAAAAGCTCTCAAGGTGTTCACAACAGTTTGAAAGAAGAAATTGTTCCAAAGGGTACAAAATTTACTCAAAAAATTCTTGAAAAAATTGATTATATCACTGTAAATCCAAGTCGTTGGACAACAGACAAGGATAAAAATGATCTTATCAAAACTTTGTTGCATAATTTCCATATTAAATACAACGATTTACTTGGAGCTTATAAGAGAAAAAAATTCGCAATAAAAGTAGGAGATGAATTACCAGCTGGAATTATTCAACTTGCTAAAATTTACATTGCTAAAAAACGTAAATTAAAAGTAGGTGATAAAATGGCTGGTCGCCATGGTAATAAAGGTATTGTTGCGAGAATTGTTCGAGATGAAGATATGCCATTTTTGGAAGACGGAACTCCCGTTGATATTGTATTGAATCCATTAGGCGTACCTTCTCGTATGAACTTGGGTCAGATTTATGAAACCGTTTTAGGTTGGGCAGGACAAAAATTAGGAATGCAATTTTCAACACCTATTTTTGATGGCGCAACCATGGATCAAATCAATGAATATACTGATAAAGCAGGCGTTCCAAGAAATGGAAGAACGTATCTTTACGATGGCGGTACAGGTGAGCGTTTTGAACAACCGGCAACTGTAGGCGTTATTTATATGTTGAAACTTGGACACATGGTGGATGATAAAATGCACGCACGTTCCATCGGACCTTATTCGCTTATTACACAACAACCATTGGGTGGTAAAGCTCAGTTTGGAGGTCAGCGTTTTGGTGAGATGGAGGTTTGGGCATTGGAAGCATTTGGTGCAGCCAATATTCTTCAGGAAATCCTTACTATTAAATCGGATGACGTAATTGGAAGAGCAAAAGCATACGAAGCCATTGTAAAAGGCGAAAACATGCCAACTCCCGGAATACCGGAATCTTTCAACGTATTGTTACACGAGCTAAGAGGATTGGGATTAAATATTTCCTTAGATTAA
- the rplJ gene encoding 50S ribosomal protein L10 produces the protein MKKEDKNKAIELMVEQLANNKNFYLTDTSGLSVESVNKLRRMCYSKKIHLQVVKNTLLQKAMEKQNDAEFQPLYSALKGATAIMFCESASEPAKVIQEFRKTKDKPLLKAAFVEQSAYLGDNELTALASIKSKNELIGDIIGLLQSPAKNVISALQSGKNTIAGVVKTLSERSE, from the coding sequence ATGAAAAAAGAAGACAAAAATAAAGCAATAGAGTTAATGGTAGAGCAACTCGCCAATAACAAAAATTTCTATTTGACAGATACTTCCGGTTTGAGCGTAGAAAGCGTTAATAAATTGAGAAGAATGTGTTATAGTAAAAAGATTCATTTGCAAGTTGTGAAAAATACCTTGCTTCAAAAAGCAATGGAAAAACAAAACGATGCAGAATTTCAACCTTTATATAGTGCACTTAAAGGCGCTACTGCGATAATGTTTTGCGAATCAGCGAGCGAGCCTGCAAAAGTAATTCAAGAGTTCAGAAAAACGAAAGACAAACCTCTTTTGAAAGCTGCTTTTGTAGAACAATCAGCTTATTTAGGCGACAATGAATTAACAGCATTAGCAAGTATTAAATCTAAAAATGAACTCATTGGAGATATTATCGGCTTATTACAATCTCCAGCTAAAAATGTTATTTCTGCACTTCAATCAGGTAAAAATACAATTGCAGGTGTAGTGAAAACATTATCCGAAAGATCAGAATAA
- the rpoC gene encoding DNA-directed RNA polymerase subunit beta' encodes MAFKRDNKLKSNFTKITISLASPEAILGRSSGEVLKPETINYRTYKPERDGLFCERIFGPVKDWECHCGKYKRIRYKGIVCDRCGVEVTEKKVRRERMGHISLVVPVAHIWYFKSLPNKIGYLLGLPTKKLDMIIYYERYVVVNAGVKASDGVNYLDFLTEEEYLEILDTLPKDNQYLDDNDPNKFIAKMGAEALHELLSRLQLDTLSYDLRHKANTETSQQRKNEALKRLQVVEAFRHANDHVENRPEWMIVKVVPVIPPELRPLVPLDGGRFATSDLNDLYRRVIIRNNRLKRLIEIKAPDVILRNEKRMLQESVDSLFDNSRKSNAVKTDSNRALKSLSDSLKGKQGRFRQNLLGKRVDYSARSVIVVGPEMQLHECGLPKGMAAELFKPFIIRKMIERGIVKTVKSAKKIVDKKDPVVWDILENVLKGHPVLLNRAPTLHRLGIQAFQPKLIEGKAIQLHPLVCTAFNADFDGDQMAVHLPLGNAAILEAQTLMLASHNILNPSNGAPVTVPSQDMVLGLYYMTKGRKSEKGNPVKGEGLKFYSPEEAIIAYNEKKVDLHAWVHVKLHNIKENGKFVSKLFETTVGRIIFNQVVPKEVGYINELLTKKSLRDIIGDIMKETGMAKTAKFLDEIKSLGFNAAFRGGLSFNLGDVVTPSDKTKMIADANTQVDEVVNNYNLGFITNNERYNQIIDIWTHTNSRITKKVMDQLSSDRQGFNPVYMMLDSGARGSKEQIRQLSGMRGLMAKPQKSGSTGGEIIENPIISNFTEGLSILEYFISTHGARKGLADTALKTADAGYLTRRLVDVAQDVIITGEDCGTLRGLVATPLKKNDEVVESLYERILGRTTVHDVHDPLTGKLLIESGLEFTEDIAKLIEKSPIESVEIRSVLTCEMKMGVCAKCYGRNLATGRMVQKGEAVGVIAAQSIGEPGTQLTLRTFHVGGTASNTAASSKIEAKYDGILEIDELKTVQRKNADGITVNLVIGRSAEIRVIDANTRITLTTAHIPYGSQLYVKDGGKVKKGDLICDWDPYNAVIVSEFAGKAEFDNIEDGITFREESDEQTGFKEKVIIESRDKTKNPVIKIVDKKETLRSYNIPVGAHIMISSGSKIETGQILVKIPRMSGKSGDITGGLPRVTELFEARNPSNPAVVSEIDGIVSFGKIKRGNREVIVESRTGEQKRYLVQLSKHILVQENDFIKAGEPLSDGAITPADILAIKGPTAVQEYLVNEIQEVYRLQGQKLNDKHFEVIVRQMMRKVNIEDPGDTIFLEKQMANKLDFMEENNRLYGNKVVIDAGDSAEFKPGQIVSARKLRDENSLLKRKDMKVAEARDAVPATSNSVLQGITRASLQTNSFMSAASFQETTKVLNEAAISGKVDDLSGLKENVIVGHLIPAGTGLRDYDKMIVGSQEEYNRLMASKKEADVEEEV; translated from the coding sequence ATGGCTTTCAAAAGAGATAATAAACTAAAAAGTAATTTTACAAAAATTACTATCAGCTTAGCTTCACCAGAAGCAATATTAGGACGCTCCAGTGGTGAAGTTTTAAAGCCAGAAACAATCAATTATCGTACTTATAAACCAGAAAGAGATGGTTTATTTTGCGAACGTATTTTCGGTCCGGTTAAAGATTGGGAATGTCATTGCGGTAAATACAAACGAATCAGATACAAAGGTATTGTTTGCGATCGTTGCGGAGTTGAGGTTACGGAGAAAAAAGTGAGGAGAGAACGTATGGGGCACATCAGTTTGGTGGTTCCTGTAGCGCATATTTGGTACTTCAAATCTTTACCTAATAAAATTGGTTATTTGTTAGGACTTCCTACCAAAAAGTTAGACATGATTATTTACTACGAGCGTTATGTAGTGGTAAATGCAGGTGTAAAAGCAAGCGATGGTGTTAATTATTTAGATTTTTTAACAGAAGAAGAATACCTTGAAATTTTAGATACTCTACCAAAAGACAATCAATATTTGGATGATAACGATCCAAATAAATTTATTGCCAAAATGGGTGCTGAGGCACTTCACGAATTGCTTTCTCGTCTTCAACTAGACACATTGTCGTACGACTTGAGACATAAAGCAAATACGGAAACATCTCAACAACGTAAAAACGAAGCATTGAAACGTTTGCAAGTGGTAGAAGCATTTCGCCACGCAAATGACCATGTTGAAAATCGCCCTGAATGGATGATTGTGAAAGTAGTTCCAGTTATTCCTCCAGAATTGCGTCCTCTTGTTCCTTTGGATGGTGGACGTTTTGCAACTTCTGATTTAAATGATTTGTATAGAAGGGTTATCATTCGTAACAATCGTCTAAAAAGATTGATTGAAATAAAAGCTCCAGATGTTATTTTACGGAATGAAAAAAGGATGTTACAAGAATCTGTAGATTCTTTGTTTGATAATTCAAGAAAATCAAATGCCGTTAAAACAGATTCAAACAGAGCATTAAAATCACTTTCGGATTCCTTAAAAGGAAAACAAGGTCGTTTCCGCCAAAATTTATTAGGTAAACGAGTAGATTATTCTGCACGTTCCGTAATTGTTGTAGGTCCTGAAATGCAATTGCACGAATGCGGTTTGCCAAAAGGTATGGCAGCAGAGTTATTTAAACCGTTCATCATTCGTAAAATGATTGAAAGAGGAATCGTGAAAACGGTTAAATCTGCTAAGAAAATTGTAGATAAAAAAGATCCTGTTGTTTGGGATATCTTAGAAAATGTTTTGAAAGGACATCCTGTATTATTGAATCGTGCTCCAACCTTACATCGTTTGGGTATTCAAGCTTTCCAACCAAAGTTAATTGAAGGAAAAGCAATTCAATTACATCCATTGGTTTGTACTGCGTTTAACGCGGATTTTGATGGAGATCAAATGGCGGTGCATCTTCCACTCGGAAATGCAGCTATTTTGGAAGCACAAACATTGATGCTTGCTTCGCATAATATTTTAAATCCTTCTAACGGAGCTCCAGTTACAGTACCTTCACAAGACATGGTATTGGGCTTGTATTACATGACCAAAGGGAGAAAGAGCGAAAAGGGAAATCCTGTGAAAGGAGAAGGCTTGAAATTTTATTCTCCTGAAGAAGCTATTATTGCTTACAATGAGAAAAAAGTAGATTTACACGCTTGGGTGCACGTAAAATTGCACAATATAAAGGAAAATGGAAAGTTCGTTTCTAAACTTTTTGAAACGACTGTGGGAAGAATTATTTTTAACCAAGTAGTTCCCAAAGAAGTTGGTTACATCAATGAATTATTGACCAAAAAGTCTTTGCGTGATATCATTGGTGATATCATGAAAGAGACTGGAATGGCTAAAACGGCTAAATTCTTGGACGAGATTAAAAGTCTTGGATTTAATGCGGCTTTCAGAGGCGGACTTTCATTTAATTTAGGAGATGTGGTTACTCCATCTGATAAAACAAAAATGATTGCAGACGCGAATACGCAAGTGGACGAAGTGGTAAACAATTATAATTTAGGTTTTATCACCAACAACGAGCGTTACAATCAAATCATTGATATTTGGACACATACAAATTCAAGAATTACTAAAAAGGTAATGGATCAACTTTCCAGTGATAGACAAGGTTTTAATCCTGTTTACATGATGCTTGATTCTGGTGCGAGGGGTTCTAAAGAACAAATTCGTCAGTTAAGCGGAATGCGTGGATTGATGGCAAAACCTCAGAAATCTGGATCTACAGGTGGTGAGATTATCGAAAATCCGATTATCTCAAACTTTACAGAGGGACTTTCCATCTTAGAATATTTTATCTCTACTCACGGTGCGCGTAAGGGTTTGGCGGATACTGCTTTGAAAACAGCGGATGCTGGTTACCTTACCAGAAGACTCGTGGATGTGGCGCAAGACGTTATTATTACAGGAGAAGATTGTGGTACATTACGCGGATTGGTTGCTACTCCACTTAAAAAGAATGATGAAGTTGTAGAATCACTTTACGAAAGAATTCTTGGAAGAACCACTGTTCATGATGTTCACGATCCATTAACTGGAAAATTATTGATTGAATCTGGATTGGAGTTTACAGAAGACATCGCTAAATTGATTGAGAAATCGCCAATAGAATCGGTTGAAATCAGATCAGTGCTTACGTGCGAAATGAAAATGGGTGTTTGTGCAAAATGCTACGGACGTAACTTGGCTACTGGCAGAATGGTGCAAAAAGGGGAGGCTGTAGGAGTTATTGCAGCTCAATCTATTGGAGAGCCGGGTACACAGCTGACACTTCGTACATTCCACGTGGGTGGTACTGCTTCTAACACAGCAGCATCTTCTAAAATTGAAGCGAAATACGATGGTATTTTAGAAATAGACGAATTAAAAACGGTACAACGTAAAAATGCAGATGGCATAACGGTAAATTTAGTTATCGGACGTTCTGCAGAGATACGCGTTATCGATGCAAATACAAGAATTACACTTACAACTGCTCATATTCCTTACGGTTCTCAATTGTATGTGAAAGATGGCGGTAAAGTGAAAAAAGGTGATTTGATTTGCGATTGGGATCCATACAATGCGGTTATCGTTTCAGAATTTGCTGGTAAAGCAGAATTTGACAACATCGAAGATGGTATCACTTTCCGTGAAGAATCCGATGAACAAACAGGTTTTAAGGAAAAAGTAATCATCGAATCGAGAGATAAAACAAAAAATCCGGTTATCAAAATCGTTGATAAAAAAGAAACATTACGTTCGTACAACATTCCAGTTGGTGCTCACATTATGATTAGTTCTGGATCGAAAATTGAAACAGGACAAATTTTGGTGAAAATCCCGAGAATGAGCGGAAAATCAGGTGATATCACGGGTGGTTTACCTCGTGTAACCGAATTGTTTGAAGCACGTAATCCTTCTAATCCTGCTGTTGTTTCTGAGATTGACGGAATTGTTTCTTTCGGAAAAATTAAACGCGGAAATCGTGAAGTGATTGTAGAATCAAGAACTGGCGAACAAAAACGCTATTTAGTTCAATTGTCCAAACATATTTTGGTTCAAGAAAATGATTTTATAAAAGCTGGAGAGCCGCTTTCTGACGGAGCAATAACACCTGCAGATATTTTAGCGATTAAAGGACCAACGGCTGTTCAAGAATATTTGGTGAATGAAATTCAAGAGGTTTATCGTTTGCAAGGACAAAAACTAAACGATAAACATTTCGAAGTAATTGTTCGTCAGATGATGCGCAAAGTGAACATCGAAGATCCAGGAGATACTATTTTCCTTGAAAAACAAATGGCTAACAAGCTTGATTTCATGGAAGAAAATAATCGTTTGTACGGTAATAAAGTGGTGATTGATGCAGGAGATTCTGCAGAATTTAAACCGGGACAAATTGTTTCTGCGCGTAAATTGAGAGATGAAAATTCTTTGTTGAAACGTAAAGATATGAAAGTAGCGGAAGCGAGAGATGCTGTTCCTGCAACGTCCAATTCAGTGTTGCAAGGTATTACCAGAGCATCTTTGCAAACCAATAGCTTTATGTCTGCGGCTTCCTTCCAAGAAACAACAAAAGTATTGAACGAAGCGGCTATCAGCGGAAAAGTAGATGATTTATCAGGATTGAAAGAAAACGTAATTGTTGGACATTTAATTCCTGCCGGAACAGGCTTGAGAGATTACGACAAAATGATTGTCGGTTCTCAAGAAGAATACAATCGTTTGATGGCTTCTAAAAAAGAAGCAGATGTAGAAGAAGAGGTCTAA
- the rplA gene encoding 50S ribosomal protein L1 — protein MAISKKRKAALTKYDSEKSYSLADASKIIREITNTKFDSSVDLSIRLGVDPRKANQMVRGIVTLPHGTGKTNKILVLCTPDKEAEAKAAGADFVGLDEYIEKIKGGWTDVDVIITMPSVMGKVGALGRVLGPRGLMPNPKTGTVTMEVGKAVMESKGGKIDFKVDKAGIIQSSVAKASFDAQKIAENANELLQSIIKLKPASAKGIYVRSVYMSSTMSPSVQIETKSLGL, from the coding sequence ATGGCAATTAGCAAAAAAAGAAAAGCAGCGTTAACAAAATACGATAGTGAAAAATCTTATAGTTTAGCGGATGCATCTAAGATTATAAGAGAAATTACAAATACAAAATTTGATTCTTCAGTGGATTTGAGTATCCGCTTAGGAGTTGATCCTCGTAAGGCCAATCAAATGGTAAGAGGTATTGTAACTTTACCTCACGGAACTGGAAAAACAAATAAAATTTTGGTTTTATGTACGCCTGATAAAGAAGCAGAAGCGAAAGCTGCAGGTGCTGATTTTGTAGGTTTAGATGAATATATTGAAAAAATAAAAGGTGGTTGGACAGATGTGGACGTGATAATCACAATGCCAAGTGTAATGGGAAAAGTAGGAGCTTTAGGAAGAGTTTTAGGACCAAGAGGTTTAATGCCGAATCCGAAAACAGGAACTGTTACTATGGAAGTGGGAAAAGCTGTAATGGAATCAAAAGGTGGTAAAATCGACTTTAAAGTAGACAAAGCCGGAATCATTCAATCTTCTGTTGCAAAAGCATCCTTTGATGCACAAAAAATTGCCGAAAATGCAAATGAATTGTTACAATCAATTATAAAATTAAAGCCTGCTTCCGCTAAAGGCATTTATGTTAGAAGTGTGTACATGTCGAGCACGATGAGCCCGAGTGTACAAATTGAAACAAAATCCTTAGGGCTATAA
- the rplK gene encoding 50S ribosomal protein L11 — MAKEITGVVKLQVKGGAANPSPPIGPALGAKGVNIMDFCKQFNARTQDQAGKVLPVIITVYSDKSFDFILKKPPVAVQLKDAAKLKSGSAEPNRKKVASVNWNQIKAIAEEKMSDLNCFTMDSAMSMVAGTARSMGITVDGESPLKK, encoded by the coding sequence ATGGCTAAAGAAATAACAGGAGTTGTAAAATTGCAAGTAAAAGGCGGAGCGGCTAATCCATCTCCTCCAATTGGTCCTGCATTAGGTGCAAAAGGTGTAAATATCATGGATTTTTGCAAGCAATTCAATGCAAGAACCCAAGATCAAGCAGGTAAAGTATTACCCGTTATTATTACTGTTTATTCAGATAAATCGTTTGATTTTATACTTAAAAAACCTCCAGTTGCTGTGCAATTGAAAGATGCTGCAAAGTTGAAATCAGGGTCTGCTGAACCAAACAGAAAAAAGGTGGCCTCCGTAAATTGGAATCAAATAAAAGCGATTGCTGAAGAAAAAATGTCGGATTTGAATTGTTTTACAATGGATTCAGCAATGAGTATGGTGGCTGGAACTGCAAGAAGTATGGGTATCACCGTTGACGGCGAATCTCCTTTAAAAAAATAA
- the nusG gene encoding transcription termination/antitermination protein NusG — translation MSDKVINTPVRKWYVVRAVSGQEKKVKQYIESEIGLLGMKDYVSQVLIPTEKVYQIRNGKKVSKEKNFFPGYVLIEAALVGEVPHIIKNITGVIGFLGTKGGEAVPLRIAEVNRILGKVDELAESDAEINIPFIVGETVKVIDGPFNSFSGIIEEINEEKKKLKVMVKIFGRKTPLELSYMQVEKEK, via the coding sequence ATGAGCGATAAAGTTATCAATACCCCCGTTAGAAAATGGTACGTTGTGAGGGCTGTGAGCGGTCAGGAGAAAAAGGTAAAACAATATATTGAGTCTGAAATCGGCTTGCTTGGAATGAAAGATTATGTTTCGCAAGTTCTGATTCCGACTGAAAAAGTATATCAAATTCGTAACGGAAAAAAAGTGAGTAAGGAAAAAAACTTTTTTCCAGGTTATGTTTTGATTGAAGCAGCGTTGGTGGGAGAAGTACCGCATATCATTAAAAATATTACTGGTGTGATTGGGTTTTTAGGAACCAAAGGAGGAGAAGCTGTTCCTTTGAGAATAGCAGAAGTAAATCGTATTTTAGGAAAAGTAGATGAGTTGGCGGAAAGTGATGCAGAGATAAATATTCCGTTTATTGTTGGAGAAACAGTGAAAGTAATAGATGGACCATTCAATAGTTTTTCTGGAATCATTGAAGAAATCAATGAAGAGAAGAAAAAGCTGAAAGTTATGGTGAAAATATTTGGGCGGAAAACACCACTCGAATTGAGTTACATGCAAGTTGAGAAAGAAAAATAA
- the rplL gene encoding 50S ribosomal protein L7/L12: MADVKTLADQLVSLTVKEVQELAKILKDEHGIEPAAAAVAVAVGGGGAAAAAEKTTFDVILKSAGAAKLGVVKIVKEITGLGLKEAKDLVDGAPKPVKEGIAKEEAESIKAQLTEAGAEVEVK; the protein is encoded by the coding sequence ATGGCAGACGTAAAAACATTAGCGGACCAATTGGTTAGCTTGACAGTAAAAGAAGTACAAGAATTAGCAAAAATCCTAAAAGATGAGCATGGTATCGAACCAGCAGCAGCAGCAGTTGCAGTTGCAGTTGGTGGCGGTGGAGCAGCAGCGGCAGCAGAAAAAACAACATTTGATGTTATTTTGAAAAGTGCAGGTGCAGCAAAATTAGGTGTTGTTAAAATAGTAAAAGAAATCACTGGCTTAGGCTTGAAAGAAGCAAAAGATCTTGTTGATGGTGCACCAAAACCAGTAAAAGAAGGTATTGCAAAGGAAGAAGCAGAATCTATTAAAGCACAATTAACAGAAGCAGGAGCTGAGGTTGAAGTTAAATAA